Proteins encoded by one window of Vigna radiata var. radiata cultivar VC1973A chromosome 5, Vradiata_ver6, whole genome shotgun sequence:
- the LOC106759743 gene encoding protein DOWNSTREAM OF FLC produces MASRAVLLLALCVLPAMVVAIRPAKNPFSVKGRVYCDRCRAGFETSATTYIAGAEVMLQCKSRTTNEVVYTKKGKTDSSGTYTIYVDEDHADEVCNAKLVSSSHPECREVTPGRDEALVILTRYNGIASDDRYANAMGFMSQDVAEGCAEVLRQYQEFDNEN; encoded by the exons ATGGCCTCAAGGGCAGTGTTATTATTGGCTCTGTGTGTGCTTCCGGCGATGGTTGTGGCCATTCGCCCTGCCAAGAACCCCTTTTCCGTTAAGGGTCGCGTCTACTGTGACCGTTGCCGTGCTGGTTTTGAGACCTCTGCAACCACCTACATTGCTG GTGCGGAGGTTATGTTGCAATGCAAGAGCAGGACGACGAACGAGGTTGTGTACACAAAGAAGGGGAAGACTGATTCGAGCGGAACATACACAATATACGTGGATGAAGATCATGCAGATGAGGTCTGCAATGCTAAGCTTGTGAGCAGTTCTCACCCTGAATGCAGGGAAGTGACCCCTGGCCGTGACGAAGCCCTTGTTATTCTCACCCGCTACAATGGCATTGCCTCCGACGACAGGTACGCCAATGCCATGGGATTCATGTCTCAGGATGTTGCTGAAGGCTGTGCTGAGGTCCTCAGGCAATACCAGGAGTTCGACAATgagaactaa
- the LOC106762730 gene encoding uncharacterized protein LOC106762730 produces the protein MAAEVYYQAIGIVQSHSHLNNFNRHQKHQSNIVRLVARDFVSCNGLSRRSTNRSGRRNCTVIRSLASQTSVVDPVLSPSRSNAGDSNKKSNEAALILIRHGESLWNEKNLFTGCVDVPLSKKGIDEAIEAGKRISSIPVDVIFTSALIRAQMTAMLAMTQHRRGKVPIILHNESERAKSWSQVFSEDTKKQSIPVIAAWQLNERMYGELQGLNKQETADRYGKEQVHEWRRSYDIPPPNGESLEMCAQRAVAYFRDQIEPQLLSGKNVMISAHGNSLRSIIMYLDKLTSQEVISLELSTGIPMLYIIKEGRFIRRGSPIRPSEAGVYAYTKRLALYKQKLDDMFQ, from the exons ATGGCTGCTGAAGTATATTACCAGGCTATTGGCATCGTGCAGTCCCATTCTCATCTGAATAATTTTAATCGTCACCAGAAGCACCAAAGCAACATAGTGAGATTGGTGGCTAGGGATTTTGTCAGTTGTAATGGCTTGTCAAGGAGAAGTACTAACCGGTCTGGCCGGAGGAATTGTACAGTAATTCGATCTCTAGCTTCGCAAACATCAGTGGTTGATCCGGTGTTGTCTCCTTCAAGAAGCAACGCTGGTGACAGTAACAAGAAATCAA ATGAAGCAGCTTTAATCCTTATTCGGCATGGCGAGTCATTGTGGAATGAAAAGAATTTATTCACAGGGTGTGTTGATGTCCCTCTAAGCAAGAAGGGTATAGATGAAGCAATTGAAGCTGGAAAAAGAATTAGCAGCATTCCTGTTGATGTCATATTTACATCGGCTTTGATTCGTGCACAAATGACAGCCATGCTTGCTATGACCCAGCACCGTCGTGGGAAG GTCCCTATCATTTTGCACAATGAAAGTGAACGAGCAAAGTCGTGGAGTCAAGTTTTTAGTGAAGATACAAAAAAACAGTCCATTCCAGTCATAGCAGCTTGGCAACTAAATGAAAGAAT GTATGGGGAACTGCAAGGTCTCAATAAGCAAGAAACAGCCGACAGATATGGAAAAGAGCAAGTCCATGAGTGGCGCCGGAGTTATGATATACCTCCTCCAAATGGTGAAAGCTTGGAAATGTGTGCCCAAAGAGCAGTTGCCTATTTCAGAGACCAA ATTGAACCACAACTTTTATCTGGAAAGAATGTTATGATTTCAGCCCATGGGAATTCATTGAGATCCATTATCATGTACCTTGATAAATTAACTTCCCAAGAG GTCATTAGTTTGGAACTGTCAACTGGAATTCCCATGCTTTACATTATCAAAGAGGGAAGATTCATTAGGAGGGGAAGTCCCATAAGGCCTTCTGAAGCTGGAGTTTATGCCTATACAAAG CGTTTGGCTCTTTACAAGCAGAAGTTGGATGACATGTTCCAATGA
- the LOC106762731 gene encoding random slug protein 5: MSEVSKKAASNGHEKMVISKEHQAKIAELRRLIGPLSAKESLYCTDASIARYLSSRNWNVIKAAQMLKQSLKWRKEYKPEEIRWEEVADEAKTGLMYKPNYHDKYGRSVLVMRPCLQNSKSTQGQIKHFVYCMESAIFNLAPNQEQVVWLVDFQGFKLSNISVKVARETAHVVQEYYPKRLGLAILYNAPMIFQPFFSMVKPFLETETHNKIKFGYSNDHSTKKIMEDLFDQSILESAFGGKGETGVDINKYAERMKEDDSKKLSFWTPVKSLSSVSHNAPLDSIRLDADSDASNNEKILVPN; this comes from the exons ATGAGTGAGGTTTCGAAAAAAGCTGCCTCTAACGGTCATGAGAAGATGGTGATTTCCAAAGAACATCAGGCAAAG ATTGCTGAGCTGAGAAGGTTGATAGGGCCATTATCAGCTAAGGAATCTCTGTACTGTACTGATGCATCCATCGCAAGGTATTTAAGCTCACGAAATTGGAATGTCATCAAGGCAGCTCAAATGTTGAAGCAGAGCCTAAAATGGAGAAAAGAATACAAACCTGAAGAGATTCGCTGG GAAGAGGTTGCTGATGAAGCAAAGACAGGGTTGATGTATAAACCAAATTATCATGACAAATATGGGAGATCAGTGCTTGTAATGAGACCTTGTCTCCAG AATTCCAAGTCAACACAAGGACAGATTAAGCATTTTGTGTACTGCATGGAGAGCGCCATTTTCAATCTTGCACCAAACCAGGAACAGGTGGTCTGGTTGGTAGATTTCCAGGGTTTCAAGTTGTCAAATATATCAGTCAAGGTTGCTCGCGAAACTGCCCATGTGGTGCAAGAGTATTATCCAAAGCGGCTGGGCTTGGCAATACTGTACAATGCACCCATGATCTTCCAACCATTTTTCTCG ATGGTAAAGCCCTTTTTAGAGACTGAGACtcataacaaaataaagtttgGCTATTCAAACGACCACAGTACAAAGAAGATTATGGAGGATTTGTTTGATCAGAGTATTCTTGAATCTGCATTTGGGGGGAAAGGAGAAACAGGAGTTGACATTAATAAATATGCTGAGAGAATGAAAGAGGATGACAGTAAGAAACTTTCTTTCTGGACACCGGTCAAGTCTCTGTCATCAGTTTCACACAATGCCCCCTTAGATTCAATCAGGTTAGATGCAGATTCTGATGCTTCCAACAATGAGAAAATTCTTGTTCCTAACTGA